From a single Micromonospora sp. WMMD1102 genomic region:
- a CDS encoding MarR family winged helix-turn-helix transcriptional regulator codes for MTGTTQEQAATQEQAAIVDQARSVRDFNRYYSQRLGLLTDRYLGQDRPLSEARLLYEIGTGASVRDLRARLGWDSGYLSRSLRSLAGQGLVRLRTHETDGRVRVAELTEAGIAELAELDRRSTAAAGDLLAPLTPAQRAELIEAQRRTRRLLRLAAVTVEPTGADSAAARHCLAEYAAELATRFPEGYDRAALVSTDQVSGGAGAFLVAYEQTRPVGCGGIRTLAPGVAELCHLWVHPDARGLGLGRRLLGELERQAVRRGLHIVRLGTHRSLPEAAELYRSAGYREIPVYGDSPYNQDCFERVLSSGDVPGKGLPSLHGRRFRAVHEVDGGEVGTATVFDYRERGGEISAAYSGGSVRTGHLVGTRDGDTLDFRYAQLNTAGQTSTGHCVSRISRLPDGRLRLDETWAWESREGSGTSAVEEID; via the coding sequence ATGACGGGGACCACACAGGAACAGGCAGCGACACAGGAACAGGCGGCGATCGTCGACCAGGCCCGGTCGGTCCGCGACTTCAACCGCTACTACTCGCAGCGGCTCGGGCTGCTCACCGACCGCTACCTCGGCCAGGACCGGCCGCTGAGCGAGGCGCGGCTGCTCTACGAGATCGGCACCGGCGCCTCGGTCCGCGACCTGCGCGCCCGACTCGGCTGGGACTCCGGCTATCTGAGCCGGTCACTGCGCTCGCTCGCCGGGCAGGGCCTGGTCCGGCTCCGGACGCACGAGACGGACGGCCGGGTCCGGGTCGCCGAACTGACCGAGGCCGGCATCGCCGAGCTCGCCGAACTGGACCGCCGGTCGACCGCCGCGGCCGGCGACCTGCTCGCTCCGCTCACCCCCGCCCAGCGGGCCGAGCTGATCGAGGCACAACGGCGTACCCGCCGGCTGCTCCGGCTGGCCGCCGTCACGGTCGAGCCGACCGGCGCCGACTCGGCCGCCGCCCGGCACTGCCTGGCCGAGTACGCCGCCGAACTCGCCACCCGGTTCCCCGAGGGCTACGACCGGGCCGCCCTGGTCAGTACGGACCAGGTAAGCGGCGGGGCCGGCGCGTTCCTGGTCGCCTACGAGCAGACCCGGCCGGTCGGCTGCGGCGGCATCCGCACCCTGGCACCGGGGGTGGCCGAACTGTGCCACCTCTGGGTGCACCCGGACGCGCGGGGGCTCGGGCTCGGCCGGCGGCTGCTCGGGGAACTGGAGCGGCAGGCGGTGAGGCGGGGACTGCACATCGTCCGGCTCGGCACCCACCGCTCGCTGCCGGAGGCTGCGGAACTCTACCGATCAGCCGGCTACCGGGAGATCCCGGTCTACGGCGACAGCCCGTACAACCAGGATTGCTTCGAGCGGGTGTTGAGCAGCGGCGACGTACCCGGGAAGGGGCTGCCGTCGCTGCACGGCCGGCGGTTCCGGGCGGTGCACGAGGTCGACGGCGGCGAGGTCGGCACCGCGACCGTCTTCGACTACCGGGAACGCGGCGGCGAGATCTCGGCGGCGTACTCCGGCGGCAGCGTCCGGACCGGCCACCTGGTCGGCACCCGGGACGGCGACACCCTCGACTTCCGCTACGCCCAGCTCAACACCGCCGGCCAAACCTCCACCGGGCACTGTGTCAGCCGCATTTCGAGACTGCCGGACGGCCGGCTGCGGCTCGACGAGACCTGGGCCTGGGAATCACGTGAGGGCTCCGGCACAAGTGCGGTCGAGGAGATCGACTAG
- a CDS encoding alanine racemase encodes MTGPAKPGYWYDLAGLDAWAAAVRAALPAGVELLYAMKANPDPGILRTLAPHVDGFEAASGGELRHLTEVFPGTAPAAFGGPGKTDPELAAGLAAGVRRFHVESPTELYRLSRLADDRGEITDVLLRVNLPVPVGGAVLVMGGRPSPFGMSPADARDCAKLELPGIRIRGVHAHLGSGLDAPTAAEMARTIVEWAVAELDAREVNVGGGMAVDYTDPAARFDWPAYGAALADLLGSYPGRTLRIEPGRVLTVYCGRYRVGVLDVKRSGAEWFVVVTGGTHQFRTPAAKGHSQPFIVLPRPEWAYPFPRPVTGDAGPVTVVGQLCTPKDVLARLPDVAVLPPSGRIAAGDTIVFEMAGAYAWNISHRDFLMHDPPEFRTGIPEE; translated from the coding sequence GTGACAGGTCCCGCCAAGCCGGGTTACTGGTACGACCTGGCCGGGCTGGACGCCTGGGCGGCGGCGGTCCGGGCCGCGCTGCCGGCCGGGGTCGAGCTGCTGTACGCGATGAAGGCGAACCCGGACCCGGGCATCCTGCGTACCCTCGCCCCGCACGTCGACGGCTTCGAGGCGGCCAGCGGCGGCGAGCTACGGCACTTGACCGAGGTCTTCCCCGGCACCGCCCCGGCGGCGTTCGGCGGCCCCGGCAAGACCGACCCGGAACTCGCCGCCGGGCTGGCCGCCGGGGTGCGCCGGTTCCACGTCGAGTCCCCGACCGAGCTGTACCGGCTGTCCCGGCTGGCCGACGACCGGGGCGAGATCACCGACGTGCTGCTCCGGGTCAACCTGCCGGTGCCGGTCGGCGGGGCGGTGCTGGTGATGGGCGGGCGGCCGAGCCCGTTCGGGATGTCCCCGGCCGACGCCCGGGACTGCGCGAAACTCGAGCTGCCGGGAATCCGGATCCGGGGCGTGCACGCCCATCTCGGCAGCGGACTCGACGCGCCGACCGCCGCCGAGATGGCCCGGACGATCGTGGAATGGGCGGTGGCCGAACTCGACGCCCGGGAGGTGAACGTCGGCGGCGGCATGGCTGTCGACTACACCGACCCGGCCGCCCGGTTCGACTGGCCGGCGTACGGGGCAGCGCTCGCCGACCTGCTCGGCTCGTATCCCGGCCGGACGCTGCGGATCGAGCCGGGCCGGGTCCTGACCGTCTACTGTGGCCGCTACCGGGTCGGCGTGCTGGACGTGAAGCGTTCCGGTGCCGAGTGGTTCGTGGTGGTGACGGGCGGCACGCACCAGTTCCGCACCCCGGCCGCGAAGGGGCACTCGCAGCCGTTCATCGTGCTCCCCCGACCGGAGTGGGCGTACCCGTTCCCCCGCCCGGTCACCGGTGACGCCGGGCCGGTGACCGTCGTCGGGCAGCTCTGCACTCCGAAGGACGTGCTGGCCCGGCTGCCGGACGTGGCCGTACTGCCGCCGTCGGGCCGGATCGCCGCCGGTGACACGATCGTCTTCGAGATGGCCGGTGCGTACGCCTGGAACATCAGTCATCGGGACTTCCTGATGCACGACCCCCCGGAGTTCCGGACCGGCATACCGGAGGAGTGA
- a CDS encoding winged helix-turn-helix domain-containing protein yields the protein MPRISDRQRIAQDIRNKIASGEYKPGDKLPSLRELTALYDVSAEPVRSALLILQAEGLLEGHQGKGVYVTEPK from the coding sequence ATGCCCCGAATCTCAGATCGTCAGCGCATCGCGCAAGACATCCGAAACAAGATCGCGTCGGGTGAGTACAAACCCGGCGACAAGTTGCCGTCGCTGCGCGAGCTGACCGCCCTCTACGACGTGTCCGCCGAACCCGTTCGGTCGGCCCTGCTGATCCTGCAAGCCGAGGGCCTCCTGGAAGGCCACCAGGGGAAGGGCGTGTACGTCACCGAGCCGAAATAG
- a CDS encoding IucA/IucC family protein: MTAAVSRPTADVASTHTLLGCVVRELAGPERQTTLADGYAVVRLPRSAVLLRCAVARVSEVGAHRYQGPVQRLSADTWSPVDAAELAALVTDELTLRTGVRNDEFAEQVVASRDALDRVLRLRPPADPDPTGEIAIDSYVDSEQSLVHGHPRHPTPKWRSGDVEAWNAYAPELRTSLRLRWIGVPEELLGSAGPFDELIGVLDPPEAPVGYAVLPVHPWQYALARPLDPRLRDLGTAGAVLRPTASVRTLYAPRADLFVKTSLHVRITNCVRKNARHELTGAVALTRLLDTLPLPPGVALLPEPAYRTVELPVLDETYGVILRGGLRPHLADGETPLLAAALAAAPLPVADPVGWWVAYVRLLVPAVLELWGRHGVVHEAHLQNVVVVLDADRWPVRMLLRDLEGVKLDTERRADWLARLPAPIGYDPEQAFNRVSYCLFVNHLVELAGALADARPGIEARLWAALREVVAETSARLGEPPRLRALLAGVPLPVKANLLVRWQRAADRHADYLPFPNPIGERW, translated from the coding sequence ATGACCGCCGCCGTGTCCCGGCCCACCGCCGACGTCGCGAGTACGCACACTCTGCTCGGCTGCGTCGTCCGGGAGCTCGCCGGGCCGGAACGGCAGACCACGCTCGCCGACGGGTACGCGGTGGTACGGCTGCCGCGCAGCGCCGTGCTGCTGCGCTGTGCGGTGGCCCGGGTCTCCGAGGTGGGTGCGCACCGCTACCAGGGGCCGGTGCAGCGGCTCTCCGCCGACACCTGGTCACCGGTGGACGCGGCCGAACTCGCCGCGCTGGTCACCGACGAGCTGACCCTGCGCACGGGAGTACGCAACGACGAGTTCGCCGAGCAGGTGGTGGCCAGCCGGGACGCGCTGGACCGGGTACTCCGGCTGCGCCCGCCGGCCGATCCGGACCCGACCGGCGAGATTGCGATCGACTCCTATGTGGACTCCGAGCAGTCACTTGTGCACGGCCACCCCCGGCATCCGACGCCGAAGTGGCGCAGCGGCGACGTCGAGGCGTGGAACGCGTACGCCCCGGAGCTGCGGACCAGCCTGCGGCTGCGCTGGATCGGCGTACCGGAGGAGCTGCTCGGCTCGGCGGGACCGTTCGACGAGCTGATCGGGGTACTCGATCCGCCGGAGGCACCGGTCGGGTACGCCGTGCTGCCGGTGCACCCCTGGCAGTACGCGCTCGCCCGGCCGCTCGACCCCCGGCTGCGCGATCTCGGTACGGCCGGCGCGGTGCTCCGGCCGACCGCCAGCGTGCGTACCCTCTACGCCCCCCGCGCCGACCTCTTCGTCAAGACCAGCCTGCACGTCCGGATCACCAACTGCGTACGCAAGAACGCCCGCCACGAGCTGACCGGAGCGGTGGCGCTGACCCGGCTCCTCGACACGCTGCCACTGCCGCCCGGGGTGGCGCTGCTGCCCGAGCCGGCGTACCGGACGGTGGAGCTGCCGGTGCTGGACGAGACGTACGGGGTGATCCTGCGCGGCGGGCTGCGCCCGCACCTGGCCGACGGCGAGACGCCGCTGCTCGCCGCCGCGCTGGCCGCCGCGCCGCTGCCGGTGGCCGACCCGGTCGGCTGGTGGGTGGCGTACGTCCGGCTGCTCGTCCCGGCGGTGCTGGAACTCTGGGGGCGGCACGGGGTGGTGCACGAGGCGCACCTGCAGAACGTCGTGGTGGTGCTGGACGCCGACCGGTGGCCGGTGCGGATGCTGCTGCGCGACCTGGAGGGGGTCAAGCTGGACACCGAGCGCCGGGCCGACTGGCTCGCCCGACTGCCGGCCCCGATCGGGTACGACCCGGAGCAGGCGTTCAACCGGGTCAGCTACTGCCTCTTCGTCAACCATCTGGTGGAGCTGGCCGGGGCGCTCGCCGACGCGCGGCCGGGGATCGAGGCGCGGCTCTGGGCGGCGTTGCGCGAGGTGGTGGCCGAGACCTCCGCCCGGCTCGGCGAGCCGCCCCGGCTGCGGGCGCTGCTGGCCGGCGTACCGCTGCCGGTCAAGGCCAACCTGTTGGTGCGCTGGCAGCGGGCCGCCGACCGGCACGCCGACTACCTGCCCTTTCCCAACCCGATCGGCGAACGCTGGTGA
- a CDS encoding IucA/IucC family siderophore biosynthesis protein yields MTTRRPAEPTSLAGGGPHAPQHRTTDDTVRGSAAADDDAERQLFQRVLDALLREDHLGLAGSGRPAGRWWLTRIPGARLALPVRSDGFQHELRTAAAELLVLPDADPNPGPDPDPGPDSEPERKRTPEPFAAIGGDAGSDVPVRVVRDLDGLLDVLAPVGDPEAEQGWRVFRAECRDDLVARRLADRTRSRVYAELLATRAGTPDGMAGALLDDVLAARTDHPVYPTSRARIGLDRAALLGYAPEHAPRFALCWLPVPHAELTLAGTLPPWWPASGQPGTVLLPVHPLTAERFDLPVLRADASDLPEVLVRPTLSTRTVALVDDPYTHLKLPLATATLGARNIRTIGPGTLVDGAELHRLLARIAAAEPAFAGRILHADESCYGHAGDPVRSFLVRRFPAELTGRTVVPVAALAAEDPAGGTVAQRIGGPDPRPLLESYLDLLVDWHAFLWLRHGVALEAHQQNIHLVLDRPARKQQARATSPTSGNASDSGASRGGPLGGGIWLLYKDNDGARLVRRPGPALRDDRMWVTDPGELADVFTTITLHLAAAAPLRALAERGVPVPDPGTALRTRLIAARDRWAGTPAGAERDAPAGWDVAAAGRQLTGRVLTADRLPVKAMLTAGTLLSKQRTGCADINKYYRRTGPNYLRSDR; encoded by the coding sequence ATGACGACGCGACGCCCGGCGGAGCCGACGAGCCTGGCCGGCGGCGGCCCCCACGCACCGCAGCACCGGACCACCGACGACACGGTGCGCGGAAGCGCCGCCGCCGACGACGACGCCGAGCGGCAGCTCTTCCAGCGGGTACTGGACGCGCTGCTCCGCGAGGACCACCTCGGCCTGGCCGGCAGCGGGCGTCCCGCGGGTCGGTGGTGGCTCACCCGGATTCCGGGCGCCCGGTTGGCACTGCCGGTCCGTTCCGACGGCTTCCAGCACGAACTGCGCACCGCCGCCGCGGAACTGCTGGTACTACCCGACGCCGACCCGAACCCCGGCCCCGACCCCGACCCGGGCCCTGACTCGGAGCCGGAGCGGAAGCGCACTCCGGAGCCGTTCGCGGCAATTGGTGGTGATGCCGGCTCCGATGTCCCGGTGCGGGTGGTGCGGGACCTGGACGGGCTGCTGGACGTACTCGCGCCGGTGGGCGATCCGGAGGCCGAGCAGGGGTGGCGGGTGTTCCGCGCCGAGTGCCGGGACGATCTCGTGGCCCGTCGACTCGCCGACCGGACCCGGAGCAGGGTGTACGCAGAACTCCTCGCCACCCGCGCCGGTACCCCGGACGGGATGGCCGGTGCGCTGCTCGACGACGTACTGGCCGCCCGGACGGACCACCCGGTCTACCCGACCAGCCGGGCCCGGATCGGGCTCGACCGCGCCGCCCTGCTCGGGTACGCCCCGGAGCACGCCCCGCGATTCGCCCTGTGCTGGCTGCCGGTGCCGCATGCCGAGCTGACCCTCGCCGGCACGCTGCCGCCCTGGTGGCCGGCGTCCGGACAGCCGGGGACCGTGCTGCTGCCGGTGCACCCGCTGACCGCCGAGCGGTTCGACCTGCCGGTGCTCCGCGCCGACGCGTCCGACCTTCCCGAGGTGCTCGTCCGGCCGACCCTGTCGACCCGGACGGTGGCGCTGGTCGACGACCCGTACACGCATCTGAAGCTGCCGCTGGCCACGGCGACGCTCGGGGCGCGCAACATCCGCACCATCGGCCCCGGCACGCTTGTCGACGGCGCGGAACTACACCGGCTGCTGGCCCGGATCGCCGCCGCCGAACCGGCGTTCGCCGGCCGGATCCTGCACGCCGACGAGAGCTGCTACGGCCATGCCGGCGATCCCGTCCGGTCCTTCCTGGTGCGCCGCTTCCCGGCCGAGCTGACCGGGCGGACCGTCGTCCCGGTCGCCGCGCTGGCCGCCGAGGACCCGGCCGGCGGCACGGTCGCGCAACGGATCGGCGGCCCGGATCCGCGCCCGCTGCTCGAGTCCTACCTGGACCTACTTGTCGACTGGCACGCTTTTCTCTGGCTGCGGCACGGTGTCGCGCTGGAGGCGCACCAGCAGAACATCCACCTCGTCCTCGACCGGCCGGCCCGTAAGCAACAGGCGAGGGCCACCAGCCCGACCAGCGGCAACGCGTCCGACAGCGGTGCGTCCCGCGGCGGCCCGCTCGGCGGTGGTATCTGGTTGCTCTACAAGGACAACGACGGTGCCCGGTTGGTCCGGCGGCCGGGCCCGGCGTTGCGGGACGATCGGATGTGGGTCACTGATCCCGGCGAGCTGGCGGACGTCTTCACCACGATCACCCTGCACCTGGCCGCCGCCGCGCCGCTGCGCGCTCTCGCCGAGCGGGGTGTACCGGTGCCGGACCCCGGTACCGCGCTGCGGACCCGGCTGATCGCCGCCCGGGACCGCTGGGCCGGCACCCCGGCCGGAGCGGAACGAGACGCCCCGGCCGGCTGGGACGTGGCCGCCGCCGGACGGCAGCTCACCGGACGCGTCCTGACCGCCGACCGGTTGCCGGTCAAGGCGATGCTCACCGCCGGCACGCTGCTGTCGAAGCAGCGCACCGGCTGTGCCGACATCAACAAGTACTACCGGCGTACCGGCCCGAACTACCTGCGGTCCGACCGGTGA
- a CDS encoding ATP-grasp domain-containing protein, with amino-acid sequence MRLYLTALNPTDSVLDGFLPAAVRLGLPVTVLTDQPAAWRVEPVRRSGAEIRGADVRDVRGVLDAVQQGEPPVALLSNSDHLQTPTALAAEYLGLPGKDWRATVRGKDKRLTRRTVADAGLDRVAVVALHPDDPAERAGTVPFPAVVKPREGVASEDVYLVEDMAELRRRVTEIRTRRPGRDLLVEEYLAGELHTLETLGDGSGRAVLGGWQTSLGPPPTFTEEALDWAPELPAPVLGQVLAQLDALGVGFGACHTEFVVTDDGRARLVEVNYRLVGDRVDLVMADLLELPLFAHVIRIHAGDPLPPLPDPVRLPRHARVEWVCADRSGTLVAAPGPVDATGPAGVTLGARPLRTVGTTAPLTGTNRDYLAALHGIGPDRATVRAALARFRAAHRWRIEG; translated from the coding sequence GTGCGGCTCTACCTGACGGCGCTCAACCCGACCGACTCGGTACTCGACGGGTTCCTGCCGGCGGCCGTCCGGCTCGGACTGCCGGTGACCGTACTGACCGACCAGCCCGCCGCCTGGCGGGTGGAGCCGGTGCGACGGTCCGGGGCGGAGATCCGGGGTGCGGACGTTCGCGACGTGCGCGGCGTACTCGACGCGGTGCAGCAGGGCGAGCCGCCGGTCGCGCTGCTGTCCAACAGTGACCACCTACAGACCCCGACCGCGCTCGCCGCCGAGTACCTGGGACTGCCCGGAAAGGACTGGCGGGCCACCGTGCGCGGCAAGGACAAGCGACTCACCCGGCGTACCGTCGCCGACGCCGGACTGGACCGGGTGGCTGTGGTGGCGCTGCATCCGGACGACCCGGCGGAGCGGGCCGGGACCGTGCCCTTCCCGGCGGTGGTGAAGCCCCGGGAGGGCGTGGCCAGCGAGGACGTCTACCTGGTCGAGGACATGGCCGAGCTGCGGCGTCGGGTCACCGAGATCCGCACCCGGCGCCCCGGCCGAGACCTGCTGGTTGAGGAGTACCTGGCCGGCGAACTGCACACCCTGGAGACGCTGGGCGACGGCAGCGGTAGGGCGGTGCTGGGCGGCTGGCAAACCAGCCTCGGGCCGCCGCCGACCTTCACCGAGGAGGCTCTGGACTGGGCCCCCGAGCTGCCGGCGCCGGTACTCGGCCAGGTGCTCGCCCAACTCGACGCGCTCGGGGTCGGCTTCGGCGCCTGCCACACCGAGTTCGTGGTCACCGACGACGGCCGGGCCCGGCTCGTCGAGGTCAACTACCGGCTGGTCGGCGACCGGGTCGACCTGGTGATGGCCGACCTGCTCGAACTGCCGCTCTTCGCGCACGTCATCCGGATCCACGCCGGTGATCCGCTGCCGCCGCTGCCCGACCCGGTACGCCTGCCCCGGCACGCCCGGGTCGAGTGGGTCTGTGCCGACCGCTCCGGGACGCTGGTCGCCGCGCCCGGACCGGTGGACGCGACCGGACCGGCCGGGGTCACGCTCGGCGCCCGTCCACTCCGGACTGTCGGGACGACCGCCCCGCTCACCGGCACCAACCGGGACTACCTGGCGGCGTTGCACGGGATCGGGCCCGACCGGGCGACGGTACGCGCCGCGCTGGCCCGCTTTCGGGCGGCCCACCGCTGGAGGATCGAGGGATGA
- a CDS encoding CsbD family protein codes for MGIGDKIRHKVEEVTGAAKEKVGDATDNERLQAEGATQQTEANVKQAGDHVGDAARDTRDAFRG; via the coding sequence ATGGGCATCGGAGACAAGATCCGGCACAAGGTCGAGGAAGTGACCGGTGCGGCCAAGGAGAAGGTCGGCGACGCGACCGACAACGAGCGGCTTCAGGCCGAGGGCGCGACCCAGCAGACCGAAGCCAACGTCAAGCAGGCCGGTGACCACGTGGGCGACGCCGCCCGCGACACCCGGGACGCGTTCCGGGGCTGA
- a CDS encoding AAA family ATPase yields MTWPDGGPWVVATTSSSTSWAVATAAICAASTARVAVLRIVDDAPDVPPAVLCDNVASYLEVRAGAADPTRVTDLARLVRSLSHGHGLVLVAGAPGLVVPVGRAGWTLAELARTLGAPVVLVADLGPEAVNHTTLALDVLAGRDLAGTVVAVGEGDGDELAVLPVRLAGRIPADAADRLAALPTETFRTAAPGWLDPLLHATRRPTATRAPEPPAPASPDTGSSQPAGPQPAGASSAGASGGLSSGGPSTGGDAGRPAGSRTVSGKRVLIVLLAVFLASVLLLCGLNLVTSTGPAFVDQHTVIDQRDVPDRVAPTARLPIPVPPSTVSRPSASAFGSACPPYVRKVVPTVPDRATTARIDGAWSRIERWLARHAPRSLAGLRPPAAPARIAALQVRMSVPFPADLVASLRRHDGAEHFDLPPFYRPLSLDEIGADRALTCDVRADMATDDHWWHPAFVPFASAGDGGSLLVDQRSGGHGRVGEFYPEDGTGFDGWPASVTELLVGVARSLETGEPYAARYRPTVDAEGRLAWTIE; encoded by the coding sequence ATGACCTGGCCGGACGGTGGACCGTGGGTGGTCGCCACCACTTCGTCGAGCACGAGTTGGGCGGTGGCCACCGCGGCCATCTGCGCGGCGTCGACAGCACGGGTGGCGGTGCTCCGGATCGTCGACGACGCTCCGGACGTCCCGCCCGCGGTGCTGTGTGACAACGTCGCCAGCTATCTGGAGGTACGCGCCGGTGCCGCCGATCCGACCCGCGTAACCGACCTGGCCAGGCTGGTACGGTCCCTCTCCCACGGTCACGGCCTGGTGCTGGTGGCCGGGGCACCAGGTCTCGTCGTACCCGTGGGACGGGCCGGCTGGACCCTCGCGGAGCTGGCCCGAACGCTGGGCGCTCCGGTGGTGCTCGTCGCCGATCTGGGGCCGGAGGCGGTCAACCACACGACGTTGGCCCTCGACGTCCTCGCCGGCCGCGACCTGGCCGGCACTGTCGTCGCGGTCGGCGAAGGGGACGGCGACGAACTCGCCGTGCTGCCGGTCCGGCTGGCCGGGCGGATCCCGGCGGACGCCGCCGACCGGCTGGCCGCGCTCCCGACGGAGACGTTCCGGACTGCGGCACCGGGCTGGCTCGATCCACTGCTGCACGCCACTCGTCGCCCGACCGCGACCCGTGCGCCCGAGCCGCCGGCTCCGGCCAGTCCCGATACGGGGTCGTCGCAGCCGGCCGGACCGCAGCCGGCCGGGGCGTCGTCGGCCGGGGCGTCAGGCGGGTTGTCGTCGGGCGGCCCGTCGACGGGCGGCGACGCGGGACGGCCGGCCGGGAGCAGGACGGTCAGCGGCAAGCGGGTGCTGATCGTCCTGCTTGCCGTCTTCCTGGCCTCGGTGCTGCTGCTCTGCGGCCTGAACCTGGTCACGTCGACCGGTCCGGCGTTCGTTGACCAGCACACGGTCATCGATCAGCGGGACGTGCCGGACAGGGTGGCACCGACCGCTCGGCTCCCGATACCCGTCCCGCCCTCGACCGTGTCCCGGCCATCCGCCTCTGCCTTTGGCTCCGCCTGCCCGCCGTATGTCCGGAAGGTGGTCCCCACCGTGCCGGACCGGGCGACCACCGCCCGGATCGACGGCGCCTGGTCACGCATCGAGCGCTGGCTGGCCCGACACGCCCCGCGCAGCCTGGCCGGCCTGCGACCGCCGGCCGCACCGGCCCGGATCGCCGCGCTCCAGGTCCGGATGTCGGTGCCGTTCCCGGCCGACCTGGTCGCCTCGCTGCGCCGGCACGACGGTGCCGAGCATTTCGACCTGCCGCCGTTCTACCGGCCGCTGTCGTTGGACGAAATCGGCGCCGACCGGGCGCTGACCTGCGACGTTCGGGCCGACATGGCGACGGACGACCACTGGTGGCATCCGGCCTTCGTGCCCTTCGCGTCGGCCGGCGACGGCGGCAGCCTGCTCGTCGACCAGCGCTCCGGCGGGCACGGCCGGGTCGGCGAGTTCTATCCCGAGGACGGCACCGGCTTCGACGGCTGGCCGGCATCGGTCACCGAGTTGCTGGTCGGTGTGGCCAGGTCGCTGGAGACCGGCGAGCCGTACGCCGCTCGGTACCGCCCGACCGTCGACGCCGAGGGTCGGCTCGCCTGGACGATCGAATAA